From the genome of Cedecea lapagei, one region includes:
- the ymdB gene encoding O-acetyl-ADP-ribose deacetylase, with the protein MSERIQVVQGDITKIKVDVIVNAANPSLMGGGGVDGAIHRAAGPALLEACKAVRQLQGECAPGHAVITEAGNIAVKAVIHAVGPVWHGGEQNEAELLELAYRNSLDLAAANGYRSIAFPAISTGVYGCPKAQAARIAWDTAYKYIGLRPLPEYVVFVCFDDENMQIYQQIAAECHKKIT; encoded by the coding sequence ATGAGTGAACGTATACAGGTAGTCCAGGGAGATATTACAAAGATTAAGGTCGATGTGATTGTCAACGCGGCAAACCCTTCGCTGATGGGCGGTGGGGGAGTGGACGGGGCAATTCATCGCGCCGCCGGGCCTGCGCTGCTGGAAGCCTGTAAAGCGGTACGCCAGCTTCAGGGAGAATGCGCTCCCGGCCACGCGGTGATTACCGAAGCGGGAAATATTGCGGTGAAAGCGGTGATCCACGCCGTGGGGCCGGTCTGGCACGGCGGTGAGCAGAATGAAGCTGAATTGCTGGAGCTGGCCTACCGCAATAGCCTGGATTTAGCGGCGGCTAACGGCTATCGCTCGATTGCTTTCCCGGCCATCAGTACCGGGGTGTATGGATGTCCAAAGGCACAGGCGGCGCGCATCGCCTGGGACACCGCCTATAAATACATCGGCCTGCGCCCGCTGCCGGAATACGTGGTGTTTGTCTGTTTTGATGACGAAAACATGCAGATTTATCAGCAGATTGCGGCCGAGTGTCATAAAAAGATCACGTAA
- a CDS encoding 4'-phosphopantetheinyl transferase superfamily protein: MAPLGARRSTWLAGRVLLAQLLDNGVLPPLQKGAHGKPWHPQLPEFNISNSADAVAVLTGNRPVGCDIELLRPRKRWRAVARHSFSPALNDWLEGLPEAQQLAAFWRVWTAHEAVVKQRGGTVWQIPELFLPLETLCPPNLHLQHIVCGEWLIACCGPEPFTPDLAHTFVEVGRREEPG; the protein is encoded by the coding sequence ATGGCCCCATTGGGAGCGCGGCGCTCTACATGGCTTGCCGGGCGAGTGCTTTTAGCGCAGCTGCTGGATAACGGCGTCCTGCCGCCGTTGCAAAAGGGGGCTCACGGCAAGCCATGGCACCCGCAGCTGCCTGAATTCAATATTTCAAACAGTGCAGACGCCGTTGCGGTACTCACGGGCAACCGACCCGTTGGCTGTGACATCGAGCTGCTGCGCCCGCGTAAGCGCTGGCGGGCGGTGGCGAGACACAGTTTTTCCCCGGCACTTAATGACTGGCTGGAAGGTCTGCCAGAAGCGCAGCAGCTTGCGGCATTCTGGCGTGTGTGGACGGCCCACGAAGCTGTGGTGAAGCAGCGGGGCGGAACGGTCTGGCAAATACCAGAGCTGTTTCTGCCGCTGGAAACGCTCTGCCCGCCGAACCTGCATTTGCAGCATATTGTCTGCGGAGAGTGGCTGATTGCCTGCTGCGGGCCTGAGCCGTTTACGCCTGACCTGGCTCATACTTTCGTTGAAGTTGGCCGGCGAGAAGAGCCTGGCTGA
- a CDS encoding outer membrane lipoprotein carrier protein LolA: MKKSLLLSLLLVAQAAGAVTLDDIQKRFAAAPVMRAQFQQERQIKGQTQPLHSSGRVVVAKNKGLWWQQRLPFPMRLIVGDNRMVQVMGNQPPQAITAENNPQMFQFNQLLRMLFYIDRKTLEKDFISEFSDLGQGKWRLVLIPSNEPLSGLFRSITLYGEKSLDRVELHDVEEDSTEITFSHYQPEPRRLTPEERKRFVF; this comes from the coding sequence GTGAAAAAAAGTTTGCTTCTCTCTCTTCTGCTGGTAGCTCAGGCGGCCGGCGCGGTGACGCTTGATGACATTCAAAAGCGATTTGCTGCTGCACCGGTCATGCGGGCGCAGTTTCAGCAGGAGCGTCAGATCAAAGGGCAGACCCAGCCGTTGCATTCCAGCGGGCGGGTTGTGGTGGCGAAGAATAAAGGGCTGTGGTGGCAGCAGCGCCTGCCTTTCCCCATGCGGCTCATTGTGGGCGATAACCGTATGGTTCAGGTGATGGGTAATCAGCCGCCGCAGGCCATCACCGCGGAGAATAATCCGCAAATGTTCCAGTTCAACCAGCTATTACGCATGCTTTTTTATATCGATCGTAAAACGCTTGAGAAAGACTTTATTAGCGAATTTTCTGACCTCGGGCAGGGGAAGTGGCGGCTGGTGTTGATTCCTTCTAATGAACCCCTCAGCGGTCTGTTCCGCTCAATTACGCTTTATGGCGAGAAGTCTCTCGACCGTGTCGAGCTTCATGACGTTGAGGAGGACTCAACGGAGATAACCTTCAGCCACTATCAGCCAGAACCACGCAGGCTTACCCCGGAAGAGCGTAAACGCTTTGTCTTCTAA
- a CDS encoding fimbrial protein produces MKAIYSKYLLCLALTVAVSPFSQAASSGIIHFRGEIVEGGCQWAPASANVAMTCSEKGKLITQTVALNSLDGVTLHNDSTLQTNVRYLNPQHTLAILQVTYL; encoded by the coding sequence ATGAAAGCAATTTATAGTAAGTATTTGCTTTGTCTGGCCCTGACCGTAGCGGTTTCACCGTTCTCTCAGGCCGCATCCTCTGGCATTATCCATTTTCGGGGTGAAATAGTAGAAGGCGGCTGTCAATGGGCGCCTGCAAGTGCAAATGTCGCAATGACCTGCAGCGAGAAAGGCAAACTCATCACTCAGACCGTAGCCCTCAATTCCTTAGATGGCGTCACGCTCCACAACGACAGCACGCTGCAAACCAACGTGCGCTACCTCAACCCACAGCATACCCTGGCCATTTTACAGGTAACCTATCTATAG
- a CDS encoding DUF1097 domain-containing protein, with the protein MKTLIPLALTTGILSGLWGWVAVSLGLLAWAGFLGCTAYFACPQGGVKGFFISLCTLCSGVLWALVIIHGSALAPHADILGYVMTGVVAFLMCIQARHILLSFVPGTFIGACATFANQGEWHNVVPSLLLGLVFGFAMKNSGLWLAGRREKLKSKTDLVLSE; encoded by the coding sequence CCTTTGGGGCTGGGTGGCGGTGAGCCTCGGCCTGTTGGCCTGGGCTGGTTTCCTCGGCTGCACCGCTTATTTTGCCTGTCCGCAGGGCGGTGTGAAGGGGTTTTTTATTTCACTTTGCACCCTTTGCAGCGGCGTACTCTGGGCGCTGGTGATTATTCACGGCAGCGCCCTGGCCCCACATGCTGATATTCTGGGCTATGTTATGACCGGCGTGGTGGCGTTCCTGATGTGCATTCAGGCTCGTCATATTTTGCTGTCGTTTGTCCCCGGCACTTTTATCGGCGCCTGCGCAACCTTTGCGAATCAGGGGGAGTGGCATAACGTGGTGCCTTCGCTGCTGTTAGGTCTGGTATTTGGCTTTGCGATGAAAAACAGCGGGCTTTGGCTTGCCGGGCGGCGAGAAAAGCTAAAATCAAAAACTGACCTTGTGTTAAGCGAATAA